The following are encoded together in the Planctomycetota bacterium genome:
- the amrB gene encoding AmmeMemoRadiSam system protein B yields the protein MSTTPSETPPSAPLAEHLNKPQIRNFQPLGMQKEGKSYVMLRDPSMLTEQQIVVMPQILQVILLFQGRETLDEIAAKTQAPMHILRDLVTRLDEVGLIWGPRFEELERVAKAKITAHGHFPMSVSAGLGKDAQTCGEALDKWLGEMEDPEIEGTILGLVAPHLDYQRGWPGYAAAYKALNKDQKPDRVIILGTNHFGIGDGVVVSEFGFLTPFGKMNPDKAVLAFLEKSLGSKRIYADQIDHLGEHSIQLHIPWIQHLYGEVPLVAALIPNPMVPPVADDDERATTDQFVTAVRTALAELGGRNLVIASSDLSHVGPQFGDQGSIDDAAAAEIEHLDRDRLAAYCKRDVAEFQAAFKKDQNRTRWCSIGNMSAAQRILQPANVDLIDYQQVREPNGISLVSSAAIAFSS from the coding sequence ATGAGCACCACGCCAAGCGAAACGCCCCCGAGCGCCCCCCTTGCGGAGCATCTGAACAAGCCGCAAATCCGCAATTTCCAGCCCCTGGGAATGCAAAAGGAGGGCAAGTCCTATGTGATGCTCCGGGATCCCTCGATGCTGACCGAGCAGCAAATCGTGGTGATGCCCCAGATTCTCCAGGTGATCCTGCTCTTTCAAGGTCGGGAGACACTCGACGAGATCGCCGCGAAAACCCAGGCGCCGATGCACATTTTGCGGGATCTGGTGACTCGGCTGGACGAGGTGGGATTGATCTGGGGCCCCCGCTTCGAGGAACTCGAGCGTGTTGCCAAGGCCAAGATCACGGCGCATGGACACTTTCCGATGAGCGTTTCGGCCGGGCTGGGCAAGGACGCGCAGACCTGCGGCGAGGCCTTGGACAAGTGGCTGGGAGAGATGGAAGACCCGGAGATTGAAGGCACGATTCTCGGACTGGTGGCTCCCCATCTGGACTATCAGCGCGGCTGGCCCGGCTACGCGGCCGCCTACAAGGCGTTGAACAAGGATCAAAAGCCCGACCGGGTCATCATTCTCGGGACCAATCACTTTGGCATCGGCGATGGCGTGGTGGTGAGCGAGTTTGGTTTCCTCACACCCTTCGGCAAGATGAATCCCGACAAAGCGGTGCTGGCTTTCCTGGAAAAATCGCTCGGTTCCAAGCGGATCTACGCGGACCAGATCGACCACCTCGGCGAGCATTCGATCCAGCTGCACATTCCTTGGATCCAGCATCTCTACGGCGAAGTGCCCTTGGTGGCAGCCTTGATCCCCAATCCGATGGTTCCGCCGGTTGCCGACGACGATGAGCGCGCGACCACCGATCAATTCGTGACCGCGGTCCGCACGGCGCTGGCCGAGTTGGGTGGTCGCAATCTGGTGATCGCCAGCAGTGATCTGAGCCATGTGGGTCCGCAGTTCGGCGACCAGGGTTCCATCGATGACGCCGCCGCCGCAGAAATCGAACACCTCGATCGCGATCGACTGGCCGCCTATTGCAAGAGGGATGTCGCCGAGTTCCAGGCCGCCTTCAAGAAGGACCAGAACCGGACCCGTTGGTGCAGCATCGGCAACATGTCGGCGGCGCAGCGCATTCTGCAGCCGGCCAACGTCGACTTGATCGACTACCAACAGGTGCGCGAGCCCAATGGAATCTCACTGGTCAGCTCCGCGGCCATCGCCTTCTCAAGTTGA
- a CDS encoding ankyrin repeat domain-containing protein: MVRSTASKFPVLFLSLVALLAAPSLAMQATPPTQPANTAPAGKPAGAPTSKEVNFKEANKNKNSAKELSASKPRTDIVNEDQPPTPLNPGATPPGATTTAPLDSTPVIKIEPEILDLGEMMVDTAKSGKVKLINISDKPVTITKAVTSCGCTTAGSPKDPIPVGGSAEVEITLKPGPKAGVPLSKRVTFQIDGHTPMMLTVQGTVPAFITMSPDQLEAPGEGQTSEGAITFKCLDGTPFKITSAVPPIVPDLSPEAKAEQVVHVDWKAWDETGRTIKLTFSTDHPKVPSLSLLIRRPPTAGTSVEPRAPGANPADRAASALVTAARAGDVEKVKKELEGKIDVNAPESAGGRSALHWAAKENRVEVIPVLLAAKADVNNRDRAGKTPLCVAAENRDPKGVESMKLLIAAKSDVNSKDRLGGTPLLWASGLGTPEAVALLIDSGAEINIPDKNGLTPLLWAAGTGDPRSVQLLIDHKADLTVADNLTGDTAVMRAARNGKFDSMLILIKAGSNLEVKNRQGMTTWLVASASGTVEKLKALKEAKADTQAKDSRGWNALDYAKNRADQNRSDVIKYLETELGMKPAAEQPSPVAPLPTTPPAAPGR, translated from the coding sequence ATGGTTCGTAGCACCGCATCCAAATTCCCGGTTCTTTTCCTATCGCTCGTCGCCCTGCTGGCGGCTCCGTCTCTGGCGATGCAGGCCACGCCGCCGACGCAACCGGCCAACACCGCGCCCGCTGGTAAACCTGCCGGTGCGCCGACCTCCAAGGAAGTGAATTTCAAGGAGGCCAACAAGAACAAGAACTCCGCCAAGGAGCTGTCGGCCTCCAAGCCTCGAACGGACATCGTCAACGAGGATCAGCCGCCGACGCCGCTCAACCCTGGTGCCACACCGCCTGGCGCGACCACGACCGCACCTTTGGACAGCACACCGGTGATCAAGATCGAGCCGGAGATCCTGGATCTGGGCGAGATGATGGTCGACACCGCCAAGAGCGGCAAGGTGAAACTGATCAATATTTCCGACAAACCCGTCACCATCACCAAAGCGGTGACCAGCTGCGGCTGCACCACCGCAGGCAGCCCCAAGGATCCGATTCCCGTGGGTGGCTCTGCCGAGGTCGAGATCACGTTGAAGCCGGGACCCAAGGCCGGCGTGCCGCTGAGCAAGCGCGTCACCTTCCAGATCGATGGCCACACGCCGATGATGCTCACCGTGCAGGGCACCGTCCCCGCGTTCATCACCATGTCGCCCGACCAGCTCGAGGCGCCGGGCGAGGGACAGACTTCCGAGGGCGCGATCACCTTCAAGTGCCTCGATGGAACTCCCTTCAAGATCACCAGCGCCGTTCCGCCCATCGTGCCGGACCTGAGCCCTGAAGCCAAGGCGGAGCAGGTGGTCCACGTCGACTGGAAGGCCTGGGATGAGACCGGCCGCACGATCAAGCTGACCTTCTCCACCGATCACCCGAAGGTCCCCTCGCTTTCCCTGTTGATCCGACGGCCTCCGACGGCCGGCACCAGCGTCGAGCCCCGCGCGCCGGGAGCGAATCCCGCCGACCGTGCGGCCAGCGCTCTGGTGACCGCCGCCCGCGCCGGCGATGTCGAGAAGGTGAAGAAGGAGCTCGAAGGCAAGATCGATGTGAACGCCCCCGAAAGCGCGGGCGGTCGCAGCGCTCTGCACTGGGCCGCGAAGGAAAACCGCGTTGAGGTCATTCCGGTGCTCCTGGCGGCCAAGGCCGACGTGAACAACCGCGATCGCGCCGGCAAGACGCCGCTCTGCGTCGCCGCTGAAAACCGCGATCCCAAGGGCGTTGAGTCCATGAAGCTGCTGATCGCCGCCAAGTCGGATGTCAACAGCAAGGATCGCCTGGGCGGCACTCCGCTGCTGTGGGCCTCCGGACTCGGAACTCCCGAAGCCGTGGCCTTGCTGATCGATTCCGGCGCCGAGATCAACATTCCCGACAAGAACGGACTCACGCCCTTGCTGTGGGCAGCGGGCACCGGCGATCCGCGCTCCGTGCAGCTGCTCATCGACCACAAGGCCGACTTGACCGTCGCCGACAATCTGACCGGTGACACCGCGGTCATGCGCGCGGCTCGCAATGGCAAGTTCGACAGCATGCTCATCCTGATCAAGGCCGGCTCCAACCTCGAAGTCAAGAACCGCCAGGGCATGACCACCTGGCTGGTGGCGTCGGCCAGCGGAACCGTCGAGAAATTGAAGGCTCTCAAGGAAGCCAAGGCGGACACGCAGGCCAAGGATTCCCGTGGCTGGAATGCTTTGGACTATGCCAAAAACCGCGCGGACCAGAATCGGTCCGACGTGATCAAGTATCTCGAGACGGAGCTGGGCATGAAGCCCGCGGCGGAACAGCCGAGCCCCGTTGCTCCGTTGCCGACCACGCCGCCGGCCGCTCCGGGCCGCTGA
- a CDS encoding carboxypeptidase M32 — protein sequence MSTATATNALTTLFAAVKEARLLESTANLLGWDQETMMPKGGAELRSRQLSQLARIAHETFTTPRIGELLAAAEESAASLPKDSADAVNVREIRRDYDKATKLPSALVAELAQTASQAQHVWIEARKESNFKKFQPWLEKTVKLNIDKAECLGWSKGGEAWDALADHYEPALTAAAVTAVFEPLRTRLQQLLDRIRGAKQQPSNAFNEIALPIESQEKFVRYVAKRIGFNFDNGRLDRSTHPFCGGSHGRDVRMTTRYNLTCVLDALGSTMHESGHGMYEQGHDFNQVGLPMGEAAGLSVHESQSRMWENQVGRGRNFWTWARPQLSAFFGDACDHFTLDHLYQAANVVEPGFIRVESDEATYNMHVMIRFKLERAMLKGDMAIGDLPGFWNKLYKEYLGVTVPDDRRGCLQDVHWSMGAIGYFPTYTLGTLLAAQLFEKARKDIPGLDEGFSRGEFAPLLAWLRKNVHCEARRYRLDELCRKVTGAPLSADPMMRHLESKLLPLYGLS from the coding sequence ATGAGCACTGCGACCGCCACCAACGCGTTGACCACCCTGTTCGCCGCCGTCAAGGAGGCCCGCCTGCTGGAGAGCACCGCGAATCTGCTGGGATGGGACCAGGAGACCATGATGCCCAAGGGGGGTGCCGAGCTTCGCAGCCGCCAGCTTTCGCAACTGGCCCGCATCGCCCACGAGACCTTCACCACGCCAAGGATCGGCGAGCTGCTCGCCGCGGCCGAGGAATCCGCCGCCTCACTCCCCAAGGATTCCGCCGACGCGGTGAACGTGCGCGAAATCCGCCGCGACTACGACAAGGCCACCAAGCTTCCCTCGGCGCTGGTCGCGGAGCTGGCCCAGACCGCCAGCCAGGCGCAGCATGTCTGGATCGAGGCCCGCAAGGAGAGCAACTTCAAGAAGTTCCAGCCCTGGCTGGAGAAGACCGTCAAGCTGAACATCGACAAAGCGGAATGCCTGGGCTGGTCCAAGGGCGGCGAGGCGTGGGACGCGCTGGCCGACCACTACGAGCCCGCGCTCACCGCCGCGGCCGTGACCGCGGTCTTCGAGCCGCTGCGCACGCGCCTGCAGCAATTGCTCGACCGCATCCGCGGCGCCAAGCAGCAGCCTTCCAACGCCTTCAATGAGATCGCCCTTCCCATCGAGTCGCAGGAGAAGTTCGTGCGCTACGTGGCCAAGCGCATCGGATTCAATTTCGACAACGGGCGCCTCGACCGCAGCACGCATCCCTTCTGCGGCGGCAGCCACGGGCGCGACGTGCGCATGACGACGCGCTACAACCTCACCTGCGTGCTCGACGCGCTGGGCTCCACCATGCACGAGTCCGGGCATGGCATGTACGAGCAGGGGCATGATTTCAACCAAGTCGGCCTGCCCATGGGAGAGGCGGCGGGGCTCTCCGTGCACGAGAGCCAGAGCCGAATGTGGGAGAACCAGGTCGGCCGCGGCCGCAACTTCTGGACCTGGGCGCGGCCGCAGCTTTCGGCCTTCTTCGGCGACGCCTGCGACCACTTCACGCTCGATCACCTCTACCAGGCCGCCAACGTCGTGGAGCCCGGCTTCATTCGCGTGGAGTCGGACGAGGCCACCTACAACATGCACGTGATGATCCGCTTCAAGCTGGAGCGGGCCATGCTCAAAGGCGACATGGCCATCGGCGACCTGCCCGGCTTCTGGAACAAACTCTACAAGGAATACCTGGGCGTCACGGTGCCGGATGATCGGCGCGGCTGCCTGCAGGATGTGCACTGGAGCATGGGCGCGATCGGCTATTTCCCCACCTACACGCTGGGCACGCTGCTGGCGGCGCAGCTCTTCGAGAAGGCCCGCAAGGACATCCCCGGCCTCGACGAAGGCTTCTCGCGCGGCGAATTCGCGCCGCTGCTCGCCTGGCTGCGCAAGAATGTCCACTGCGAGGCCCGCCGCTACCGTCTGGACGAGCTCTGCCGCAAGGTGACTGGGGCACCGCTCTCGGCCGATCCGATGATGCGGCATCTGGAATCCAAGTTATTGCCGCTCTACGGCCTCTCGTAA
- the typA gene encoding translational GTPase TypA, with protein sequence MEFRNVAIIAHVDHGKTTLVDAMLRQAGAFRVNEALTECVMDSNPLERERGITILSKNCAVTYEIRFGPHKGTILRVNIIDTPGHADFGGEVERVLRMADGCALLVDALEGPMPQTRFVLQKAIQLGLKPILVVNKCDRPDARLDEVVNEVFDLLIELGADDIALDFPVLWASGRDGWASRDKNQKERGVDDLFDAILTHVPAPKMDATGPLQFLVTNLDYSEYVGRIAIGRVMRGSIKPGMAVGLCRADGRVDKGRVTKVNQFQGLGRREAEEVLAGDLAAVEGLPDIAIGDTIVLPECPEALPRVSVDEPTLHMVFRINDGPLGGREGKFVTSRQLSERLDRELRSNVALRVSPGESSEEFHVSGRGLLHLGVLLETMRREGFELTVGKPQVIEKEVNGEQCEPWERLTLDVAESGMGAALELLGSRAAEITKVDPRNGRMHIEADIPARGLIGLRSRLLNATGGEAVIHHAFASWRPVNPGAIKPRVQGVLIANEGGPATSYAIEPLSDRAVMFVKPGDICYQGMLVGENTRENNLVVNAVRMKPFSNVRAISKDATVVLKQPRIMSLEAALEYIEEDELVEITPTAIRMRKRLLNETERKRVERSERSRAEALSREE encoded by the coding sequence ATGGAATTCAGAAACGTAGCCATCATTGCGCATGTCGACCACGGAAAGACCACCCTTGTGGACGCCATGCTGCGCCAGGCGGGCGCCTTCCGCGTCAACGAAGCCCTCACCGAATGCGTCATGGATTCCAATCCGCTGGAGCGCGAGCGGGGGATCACCATCCTCTCCAAGAACTGCGCCGTGACCTACGAAATCCGCTTCGGCCCGCACAAGGGCACGATCCTGCGGGTCAACATCATTGACACGCCGGGCCATGCCGACTTCGGCGGCGAGGTGGAGCGTGTGCTGCGCATGGCTGACGGTTGCGCACTGCTGGTGGACGCCCTCGAAGGCCCGATGCCGCAGACGCGCTTCGTGCTGCAAAAAGCCATCCAGTTGGGCCTGAAGCCCATCCTGGTGGTGAACAAGTGCGACCGGCCCGACGCCCGCCTGGACGAGGTGGTGAATGAGGTCTTCGACCTGCTCATCGAGCTCGGGGCCGACGACATCGCCCTGGATTTCCCGGTGCTCTGGGCCAGCGGCCGCGACGGCTGGGCCAGCCGCGACAAGAATCAGAAGGAGCGCGGCGTGGACGACTTGTTCGACGCGATCCTCACCCACGTGCCGGCGCCGAAGATGGACGCGACCGGTCCGCTGCAGTTCCTGGTGACCAACCTGGACTACAGCGAGTATGTCGGCCGCATCGCCATCGGGCGCGTGATGCGCGGATCGATCAAGCCGGGCATGGCCGTCGGACTCTGCCGCGCCGATGGGCGCGTGGACAAGGGCCGCGTCACCAAGGTGAATCAGTTCCAGGGTCTGGGCCGGCGCGAAGCCGAGGAAGTGCTGGCGGGGGATCTCGCCGCCGTCGAGGGTCTGCCGGACATCGCCATCGGCGACACGATCGTCCTGCCGGAGTGTCCCGAGGCGCTGCCGCGGGTGAGCGTGGACGAGCCGACGCTGCACATGGTCTTCCGCATCAACGACGGTCCACTGGGCGGCCGCGAGGGCAAGTTTGTGACCAGCCGCCAGCTCTCCGAGCGCCTGGACCGCGAGCTCCGCTCCAATGTGGCGCTGCGGGTTTCGCCGGGCGAAAGTTCCGAAGAATTTCATGTCAGCGGCCGCGGCCTGCTGCACCTGGGCGTGCTGCTGGAGACCATGCGCCGCGAGGGCTTTGAGTTGACCGTGGGCAAGCCGCAGGTCATCGAGAAGGAAGTCAATGGCGAACAGTGCGAACCCTGGGAGCGGCTGACCCTGGACGTTGCTGAGTCCGGCATGGGCGCCGCCCTGGAGCTGCTGGGCAGCCGCGCCGCCGAGATCACCAAGGTCGATCCCCGCAACGGCCGCATGCACATCGAGGCGGACATTCCCGCTCGCGGCCTCATCGGCCTGCGATCGAGGCTGCTCAACGCCACCGGCGGCGAGGCGGTCATCCACCATGCCTTCGCCTCATGGAGGCCAGTCAACCCCGGCGCCATCAAGCCGCGCGTGCAGGGGGTGCTGATCGCCAATGAAGGGGGTCCCGCCACCTCCTATGCCATCGAGCCGCTCTCCGACCGGGCAGTCATGTTCGTCAAGCCCGGCGACATCTGCTACCAGGGAATGCTGGTCGGGGAGAACACCCGCGAGAACAACCTGGTGGTCAACGCCGTCCGCATGAAGCCCTTCTCCAACGTCCGAGCCATCAGCAAGGATGCGACGGTGGTCCTGAAGCAGCCCCGCATCATGAGCCTGGAGGCCGCTTTGGAATATATTGAAGAGGATGAACTGGTCGAGATCACTCCCACCGCGATTCGCATGCGCAAGCGTCTGCTCAATGAGACGGAGCGCAAGCGCGTGGAGCGTTCGGAGCGAAGCCGCGCCGAGGCTCTCTCACGCGAGGAGTGA